The Paraburkholderia sp. ZP32-5 genome includes a window with the following:
- a CDS encoding sensor domain-containing diguanylate cyclase — translation MSAKTTGIRRVLMARARRLRMPRHGIVYAGCCVVLAMLGLCGYSLYQSRNDAMSRALDSSRDVATITERDIARNFELYALSLQAVADGLARPGVLDSPRLRREILFDRAATGQYVGAMVVIDAGGNVVMDSENDAGLGGNLSDRPYFRIHRDDPDFGLDVSAPYTSRLRPGSRSIALSRRLSRADGSFAGIVALGIDEGYFTSLFADLRLGQHGSVSVIRTDGTIIVRRPDGQNLSGRNINNTQFFHKLLAQDEGSFVADSPLDGTERLYSFRRIQGLPLIVLIAESTADIYASWWERAVVIGSLTFIFGIGVVVLSAWLAAELRRRQRVELELERLAGTDGLTNLPNRRALCETLDREWLRARRTGSVLSLLFVDIDHFKAYNDTYGHQAGDVALIEVACCIRKVILRPADCVGRYGGEEFIVVLPDTDTAGAAVVAENIRVAIGGLGITHVGCEFGRVTVSIGATTWWPDMETDVSVVIRAADEALYSAKARGRNVVAQMGVG, via the coding sequence ATGAGCGCGAAGACAACGGGCATCCGCCGTGTGCTAATGGCACGGGCGCGCAGGCTGCGGATGCCGCGCCACGGCATCGTCTACGCGGGATGCTGCGTGGTGCTGGCGATGCTCGGCTTATGCGGCTATTCGCTGTACCAGAGCCGCAACGATGCGATGTCGCGCGCGCTCGATTCGTCGCGCGATGTCGCGACGATCACCGAACGCGACATCGCGCGCAATTTCGAGTTGTACGCGCTGTCGCTGCAGGCCGTCGCCGACGGACTCGCGCGGCCGGGCGTGCTCGATTCGCCGCGGCTGCGGCGCGAAATCCTGTTCGATCGCGCGGCGACCGGACAGTACGTGGGCGCGATGGTCGTGATCGACGCGGGCGGCAACGTCGTGATGGATTCGGAAAACGACGCCGGGCTTGGCGGCAATCTGTCGGATCGCCCGTACTTCAGGATTCATCGCGACGATCCTGACTTCGGGCTCGATGTGAGCGCGCCCTACACTTCGCGGCTCAGACCGGGTTCGCGCAGCATCGCGTTGAGCCGGCGATTGTCGCGCGCCGACGGTTCGTTCGCGGGCATCGTCGCGCTGGGCATCGACGAAGGCTATTTCACGAGCCTGTTCGCCGATCTGAGGCTCGGGCAGCATGGCTCGGTATCGGTCATCAGAACGGATGGCACGATCATCGTGCGCCGGCCGGACGGTCAGAATCTGAGCGGGCGCAACATCAACAACACGCAGTTTTTCCACAAACTGCTCGCGCAGGACGAGGGTAGTTTTGTCGCGGACTCGCCGCTCGATGGCACCGAGCGGCTTTACTCGTTCAGACGGATTCAGGGATTGCCGCTGATCGTGTTGATCGCCGAGTCCACCGCGGATATCTACGCGAGCTGGTGGGAACGCGCGGTCGTGATCGGTTCGCTGACGTTCATTTTCGGCATCGGCGTCGTGGTGCTGTCGGCGTGGCTGGCCGCCGAGCTGCGGCGCCGGCAGCGAGTGGAGCTGGAACTGGAACGGCTCGCCGGCACCGACGGACTCACCAATCTGCCCAATCGTCGCGCGTTGTGCGAAACGCTCGACCGCGAATGGTTGCGCGCGCGACGCACGGGCAGCGTGCTGTCGCTGCTGTTCGTCGATATCGATCACTTCAAGGCATACAACGATACCTATGGCCATCAGGCCGGCGACGTCGCGCTAATCGAGGTCGCGTGCTGCATCAGGAAAGTGATCCTGCGACCGGCCGATTGCGTCGGCCGCTACGGTGGCGAGGAATTCATCGTCGTGCTGCCGGACACCGATACGGCGGGGGCTGCGGTGGTCGCCGAGAACATCCGGGTCGCGATTGGCGGGTTGGGTATCACGCACGTGGGCTGCGAGTTCGGTCGCGTGACGGTCAGCATCGGCGCGACGACCTGGTGGCCGGATATGGAGACGGACGTCAGCGTGGTGATTCGGGCCGCGGATGAGGCGTTGTATTCGGCGAAGGCGCGGGGGAGGAATGTGGTTGCGCAGATGGGGGTGGGGTGA
- a CDS encoding LysE family translocator, with translation MTALLSMAAFALACSISPGPVNVVALSAGAQHGLAASLRHVTGATVGFTVLLLLIGLGLHALLTRFPNLIDIVKWAGVGFLLYMACKLAVDNGQLGADKPARGPSFAHGAAMQWLNPKAWLASLAGMGAYAANGDGKLVWQFAALYFVICYLSIASWAYAGTFLRKYLRDAKRVRLFNRVMAALLAASALYLLVE, from the coding sequence ATGACCGCATTACTTTCGATGGCAGCCTTCGCGCTTGCCTGTTCGATTTCCCCTGGACCGGTGAACGTCGTCGCGCTCAGCGCCGGCGCGCAGCACGGGCTCGCCGCGAGCCTGCGGCATGTGACCGGCGCGACCGTCGGCTTCACCGTGCTGCTTTTGCTGATTGGTCTGGGTTTGCATGCATTGCTCACGCGTTTTCCGAATCTGATCGATATCGTCAAATGGGCGGGCGTCGGCTTTCTGCTTTATATGGCCTGCAAACTCGCGGTCGATAACGGCCAGCTCGGTGCGGACAAGCCGGCTCGCGGACCGTCGTTCGCGCATGGCGCGGCGATGCAATGGCTCAATCCGAAAGCATGGCTCGCGTCGCTGGCGGGCATGGGCGCGTATGCGGCCAATGGCGACGGCAAGCTCGTCTGGCAATTCGCGGCGCTCTACTTCGTGATCTGCTATCTATCGATCGCGAGTTGGGCGTATGCCGGCACCTTTCTGCGCAAGTATTTGCGCGACGCGAAGCGGGTCAGGCTGTTCAATCGCGTGATGGCGGCGCTGCTCGCGGCGAGCGCGCTGTATCTGCTGGTGGAGTGA